The genomic DNA GGCATTGTCTGGTACCGACGAGTATGTGATGACTGATGTAGCCCTTTGTGCTATAATATAACACACACTTGATAGATACACCTCCCGTGCTCCATTAGTTAATTATAGACACACACTGCCGTCGTAATTAGCTGACGTAAGATATTGTAATTAAGGGCTTTAAAATGACTCGCGTGCCGTTACTTGTTTAGGTATACGAACAGTATTTGCCTCGTCTCGGGTAACATTAAGTGCAAGTTTGAAGGTCTTTAAATATACGGTACGAAAGCGTAATAAGAAatatacagctcgtgcggattaacttgacacctggctcgtacgatgtttgtattgtgtttgtatggttgtttggtagccaggcgtcaagttaatgcgcacaagttttatataccctcatctctTATTTTTTAGTGATAAGAAATTAATGAGAGATAATGTTTACCTTAactcattgcacataggttgcctagtttaattgcggccaaacaataaaaaattactaaatttttagctgaaattttttgATCAAAATGTCTCAtctgttttaaaaaatagatcACTAGTTAAAAGAAATGAAAACGAATAGGTTGCCTGCTCTCAAGTTTGCGCAACTGTGGGGTTGTCAGGTATAAACAGGTGTTAGTTAGTAAATGTTGTCTATAcatcctcatctgttattcagtCGTATAATATGCtaataaagcttattttattcttaatttaactgAATTAGGTTGccttattttctatatatattgtTGTCAATCTTATTTAGGGTtgcttaaattttgtattagtCCAGAACTGGACTACATACTACGTATATTTTGAATGCAAATTAACTCTCCCCACTTCATATCCAAAATTCAGATTTCTCGGTTAAATTCCAAATATATTTTCCATATAAAATCTAGGAAACTATTTTTTACGTTAAATTCAgcttaaaataagctttcactAAACACAGTAAAcaaccatactaatattataaacgtgaaagtttgtatgtttcgATGTTTGTcactttttaacgccgcaattactgaaccgatttggttgacatttcgaatggaaatagattttaccctggattgacacataggctactttgtcCAGAAAAAATctagtttcccgagatttgcaaaaaaaattgaactAAGCAACCTAAATGTGAAAATTTTCTATCACTTAATTCGTATCACAAATGAGATGAGATGAGGTGCAGAGATGAACTTTTTACGCAGCGAAATGCTTGCTGATACGACGTCGTATTGAGGTGACCTTAAAATACGAAAGGAAGCAATCCTGTGTGCCAACCGGTGATGTTTCTGATACTGGAGCTTTCTGATACTGCTTGCTCGTTCAACCGGTGACTAGCGTACGCGGAGATGTTACTGTATCTCGTTCAACCGGTGACTAGCGTACGCGGAGATGTTACTGTATCTCGTTCAACCGGTGACTAGCGTACGCGGAGATGTTACTGTATCTCGTTCAACCGGTGACTAGCGTACGCGGAGATGTTACTGTATCTCGTTCAACCGGTGATTAGCGTACGCGGAGATGTTACTGTATCTCGTTCAACCGGTGACTAGCGTACGCGGAGATGTTACTGTATCTCGTTCAACCGGTGACTAGCGTACGCGGAGATGTTACTGTATCTCGTTCAACCGGTGACTAGCGTACGCGGAGATGTTACTGTATCTCGTTCAACCGGTGACTAGCGTACGCGGAGATGTTACTGTATCTCGTTCAACCGGTGACTAGCGTACGCGGAGATGTTACTGTATCCTGCGTGCTCCTCATAGATGACCTGTTGTTGACCTTGGTCAATTAGCGTAGAGTAGAGCAACTACTATTCGGTGATCAGTTCTGGAATAACATCGCTATGAGTATGAGTACATCTGCTAATCATACATACATGgtaaaaacaatactttttctacgaccatagTGCATGGCAAGGCATGGCCCCCTTGATTTTTGAATCGGCGTGGTCTTCAAGATTTGTCTCTTTTTAGCCATgacatggaactatttaaaaataaaataaaaacactgtaGTACGGTTTACTCGggtgaacattaccaaacgacccGAAGGAATGAATTTGAGGTTCTGTATTGATTACATTGCGAAATAGGAGTATAACAACTTATTCAAATTAATCAGAGCTCATTCATAAAAGTACCTTTATGAACTTTTAATGTCAAATGTATTTCACACTTTTTCGTACGAACACTTCAATCTGAACAACTTATATATGGATATTTAATGATCTTCAATATTATAATGCAActcagacccaccacgctccAGTGATACGGTGCTGATGTATTCACTTCTCACATAGCGAATATGCGTAAAGTTCATAAGCGGCAAGCGATGTGTGCCGTCGGGCAGTGCGGCTGAGCgggtggcggcggcggcggcggcggcggcgcatGGCGGCCGCGCTCGCGCTCGCGCTGCTGCTGGCggcgcgcgccgcgcccgccgcgccggaCGGGCCGGGCGAGGCGGGCGAGGCGGAGCGCGCGCCCACGGAGCTGAGCCAGGCCGAGCTGGAGGCGGCGGCGCAGGCGGAGGCGGAGGCGGCGGGCGTGCCGGCGTGGCGCGAGCTGTGGTACTCGTCACTGGAGGCGCTGCGCCGCGAGCCCACCATCAACAACACGCAGGAGGACGTGCTGGTGCAGCTCGGCGCCGTGGCCTTCCTGCACTGCCCCGTGCGCAACCTCGGCGAGCGCGGCGTGCGTAGCGTCTGTCGTGTGAGACTGTCGTGCGACAGCTGCACACTTGTGTACACTTGTGATGTTGCAGGTGTCGTGGGTGCGCAGGCGCGACTGGCACATCATCAGCTCGGGCGTGTTCCTGTACACCAACGACGAGCGGTTCCAGGTACTGGCGCAGCTGATGTGCGAGCTGAACCCTCAACTAGATGATAATGTCCTCCTTCACTTGCAGGTGCTCCACAGCGAGGGCTCCGACGACTGGATTTTACAAATTAAGTATGTGCAGAAACGAGACAACGGCACTTACGAATGTCAGGTACTTGTCATGATATATTATTGTTCACACATTTATTCCCCGAGCAGCGAGTGGAGGCACATAATAAAAACGAATGATATTATTCTCAGTACGAGGAAATGAATAGAACAGGCCCCTAAAGGGCCGCCTTCACCACCCGCTGAGAAGGGTCTCAtagtttatttacaagttttgtctttatcGTTGATATAAAGTATGAAATAAAGTAAGAAAGggacaaaatatattacaattataCTTTAAGCAGCGAATATTGATGTTTACAAAGCTTATTATAAAAACCTTAAAATAAGCAGTTCGACGCCCTGCACAAGTCTGACACAAGGAAGAgttttgattcccttgagagTGTCGAAATATTACGCGTTATTTAGCTAAATAAGCGGCCATGTATTTTAAATGAGAGACGTGATaccccagtgaatatgacctctgccttcgattcgaagggttGTCATTAGagttaaaatacacacaacttcTTCTAAGAACTTCTAACTTCTACAAAGTCTTCATGAACACAAATTGATAAGTTCCATTGACTGACCCTTGTCTTCATCGTCAAACTCCGAATGacaaggtagctactataaATCGTGAAGGAGTTTCATTAACATGTatttcatcttcgtcaccagatcCCTAATAAAAGTCACACCTCATCTAGgtggaaaattctcatcaataaaaaataaccaagcCCATTCACAAAGTAAAACGTTGTAGAGTTCCATTAACTGACCCTTGTCTTCATCATGAAACTCCGAATGACAGTCGTAACCCATCTAACTTTGAAGTTCTCATGAATATAAATTGATTTAGCTGGATCACAAGCTacagctactgtaaaccgttgacaaattccattaactgtccttcatcttcatcaccagacccctagtGATAATCAcgaacccatctaggtggaaaatcctcatcaatacaaattaatctaacccaaacacaaggtaactgctgtaaatagTTGAAGAGTTCTCTCGTCTGTgtttagactccatcatcagatcgactatCATTAAGTTATTAAGTTCTTAAtgaaaaaactaacaaacgctATTGTTGCctttacgatttttgaaagttccgcTCGAGATCCCATCATTAGATTCTGACATGATAACAATGGGACCaccaaaagttattattttccGGTTAGTCTTGTCTGTTGACGCGCTTGTGTGTGCGGCAGGTGTCGACGGGCTCGGGCACGCTGTCGCGGCTGGTGCACCTGCACATCGTGGTGCCCGAGGCCTTCATCCTCGGCGCCGACGAGTACCACGTGGACGCGGGCTCCACCATCAACCTCGTCTGCATCATTGAGAAGGTACTCCAACTTTCCAACATCAACGTCGCATAGTAATAGACAACGTGCTAAACTGAAGTACAGCCACGCTTACTTCTGCCACCAAGAATTATCTGAAGGTTGTGGTACCTGGAAAAAGTACAGGCACATGAAGGATACCTCGAATTACGAGCGCAACTTGCATGTACTGCGAGATATTGGTTTATTAAAAAGATGATGGTTCCACTGAATTTCTCCTGCCATATGTTTGTTCCGTCTACGTTCCACTGAGCGCTGTGTTGTCGGCAGAGCCCCGTGCCGCCGCAGTACGTGTTCTGGTACCACAACGCGCGCATGATCAACTACGACGCGGCGCGCGGCGTGTCGGTGGCCACGGCGCCCGGCGCGCGCACGCAGAGCGCGCTGCACATCCGCGGCGCCGCGCCGGCGCACTCCGGCAACTACTCGTGCCGCGCCGCCAACACCGAGCCCGCGCACATCTACGTCTACGTGTCCGAGGGCAGTGAGTGTCGCACCCACACTGTACACACGCGCGCACATCCGCGGCGCCGCGCCGGCGCACTCCGGCAACTACTCGTGCCGCGCCGCCAACACCGAGCCCGCGCACATCTACGTCTACGTGTCCGAGGGCAGTGAGTGTCGCACCCACACTGTACACACGCGCGCACATCCGCGGCGCCGCGCCGGCGCACTCCGGCAACTACTCGTGCCGCGCCGCCAACACCGAGCCCGCGCACATCTACGTCTACGTGTCCGAGGGCAGTGAGTGTCGCACCCACACTGTACACACGCGCGCACATCCGCGGCGCCGCGCCGGCGCACTCCGGCAACTACTCGTGCCGCGCCGCCAACACCGAGCCCGCGCACATCTACGTCTACGTGTCCGAGGGCAGTGAGTGTCGCACCCACACTGTACACACGCGCGCACATCCGCGGCGCCGCGCCGGCGCACTCCGGCAACTACTCGTGCCGCGCCGCCAACACCGAGCCCGCGCACATCTACGTCTACGTGTCCGAGGGCAGTGAGTGTCGCACCCACACTGTACACACGCGCGCACATCCGCGGCGCCGCGCCGGCGCACTCCGGCAACTACTCGTGCCGCGCCGCCAACACCGAGCCCGCGCACATCTACGTCTACGTGTCCGAGGGCAGTGAGTGTCGCACCCACACTGTACACACGCGCGCACATTCGCGGCGCCGCGCCGGCGCACTCCGGCTACTACTCGTGCTGTGGTAATAGTACATAATGTATATTTAGTGCCGGTGCCAGCATCCAAACATCAAAGAATATCTCTGTCGCCAGGTGACAAGATGGCGGCCACGCTGAGCCgcagcgcgggcggcgcgcggcgcggctCGCTGGCGCTGCTCGCGCTGAGCTCGGCCGTGCTGCGCGCGCGCCGGTAGTGCGGGCGACGTGTACAGATACACATACGTATACAGACTTTACCTTTATCAGATAAACTATTCGGTCGCCGGTCGAGCGGCGCGCGCACGGTGACCCGAGATATCTGCACAGAATAAATCGGAAAAGACTTGTAATTCTTATCGCAGCACGGTTATTGTGGCAAAAGTTGTGAGTGTACGTCCAGGAGATGACTTCTATTATGCTATGGGTCTAATGCAGTGCAGTTGCAACCATTACTGGTCACAAGGGTCCGTGCGCGAcgtcgtgtcgtgtcgtgacggcCCGCAGCCGTGCTGAGAGATCATGCTGAGAGCACGTGGAATGTATTCAATGGCGAGACGTCACAGCTCACAAGACGCAGGCTCAGTTCGGAATGTTTCTCTCTGTTACACGATGGACCGCTCTCGCA from Bicyclus anynana chromosome 20, ilBicAnyn1.1, whole genome shotgun sequence includes the following:
- the LOC112046114 gene encoding zwei Ig domain protein zig-8-like isoform X2, producing MAAALALALLLAARAAPAAPDGPGEAGEAERAPTELSQAELEAAAQAEAEAAGVPAWRELWYSSLEALRREPTINNTQEDVLVQLGAVAFLHCPVRNLGERGVSWVRRRDWHIISSGVFLYTNDERFQVLHSEGSDDWILQIKYVQKRDNGTYECQVSTGSGTLSRLVHLHIVVPEAFILGADEYHVDAGSTINLVCIIEKSPVPPQYVFWYHNARMINYDAARGVSVATAPGARTQSALHIRGAAPAHSGNYSCRAANTEPAHIYVYVSEGSECRTHTVHTRAHPRRRAGALRQLLVPRRQHRARAHLRLRVRGQ
- the LOC112046114 gene encoding uncharacterized protein LOC112046114 isoform X1 → MAAALALALLLAARAAPAAPDGPGEAGEAERAPTELSQAELEAAAQAEAEAAGVPAWRELWYSSLEALRREPTINNTQEDVLVQLGAVAFLHCPVRNLGERGVSWVRRRDWHIISSGVFLYTNDERFQVLAQLMCELNPQLDDNVLLHLQVLHSEGSDDWILQIKYVQKRDNGTYECQVSTGSGTLSRLVHLHIVVPEAFILGADEYHVDAGSTINLVCIIEKSPVPPQYVFWYHNARMINYDAARGVSVATAPGARTQSALHIRGAAPAHSGNYSCRAANTEPAHIYVYVSEGSECRTHTVHTRAHPRRRAGALRQLLVPRRQHRARAHLRLRVRGQ